A window from Salinibaculum sp. SYNS191 encodes these proteins:
- a CDS encoding DUF7568 family protein, producing the protein MPRITNWRRESRSPTLAFRNTETGARAVLHRAPDSYRYKWRGAILVDGYPVWSRGYETKDATSFRDELRERPAPDLNCTECPNDDVRVGEKAADGAKVQRWYDCPDCGYEAPSRIVYGAER; encoded by the coding sequence ATGCCCCGTATCACCAACTGGCGACGCGAGAGCCGCTCGCCGACGCTTGCGTTTCGGAACACCGAGACCGGGGCGCGAGCCGTCCTGCATCGAGCCCCGGATTCCTACCGATACAAATGGCGTGGGGCAATCCTCGTCGACGGCTACCCGGTCTGGTCGCGGGGATACGAGACGAAGGATGCGACATCGTTCCGTGACGAGCTCCGGGAGCGGCCCGCACCGGACCTCAACTGCACGGAGTGTCCGAACGACGACGTTCGCGTCGGCGAGAAGGCGGCAGACGGGGCGAAAGTCCAGCGGTGGTATGACTGCCCCGATTGTGGGTACGAAGCCCCCTCACGCATCGTCTACGGCGCCGAACGGTGA